From Levilactobacillus zymae, a single genomic window includes:
- a CDS encoding SPFH domain-containing protein translates to MWGIVTLVIIVLLVALVLVNMVKIITQPDRGVVITLGKYNKTLTPGFHLIAPFISHVIRVSTAQTPVDLDEQIVITKDNAEISVKISLKYHVTNIEDFVFKNEDSVRSMTQDTRASLRGIIGNKELNEVLNGTEEINQALFSGLSDVTAGYGLNVDRVNIDSVNPSKDIQESMNKLLKATRERDAAIATAEGKSKSITLENEANNKALLATNTAQNTALVNSATAKATAIHTEADAQAYRVTQLDAALKVSSQNYFISQNIAAFKELAKSDANTVIMPNSTIDSLGTIPAIAKAVHGAMPKSD, encoded by the coding sequence ATGTGGGGAATTGTGACACTAGTGATTATTGTGTTGCTGGTTGCATTAGTGTTGGTCAACATGGTTAAGATCATCACGCAGCCGGACCGGGGCGTGGTCATCACGTTAGGGAAATATAACAAGACGCTGACGCCCGGGTTTCACTTGATTGCGCCGTTTATTTCACACGTGATTCGGGTCAGTACGGCCCAAACGCCCGTGGACTTGGACGAACAAATCGTGATTACCAAGGATAACGCGGAAATTTCCGTGAAGATTTCGCTGAAATACCACGTGACCAACATCGAGGACTTTGTGTTCAAGAACGAAGACTCGGTGCGCAGTATGACCCAGGATACCCGGGCATCGCTGCGGGGAATCATCGGGAATAAGGAACTTAACGAGGTTTTGAACGGGACCGAAGAAATCAACCAGGCCCTGTTCTCGGGGTTGTCCGACGTGACGGCCGGGTACGGCTTAAACGTTGACCGGGTCAACATCGATTCGGTTAACCCCTCTAAGGACATTCAAGAATCGATGAACAAATTGCTGAAGGCTACCCGGGAACGGGACGCGGCGATTGCCACGGCCGAAGGTAAGAGTAAGTCGATCACGCTGGAAAACGAGGCCAATAATAAGGCCTTACTGGCCACCAACACCGCGCAAAATACGGCGTTGGTTAATTCGGCGACGGCCAAGGCCACGGCAATCCACACGGAAGCCGACGCCCAGGCCTACCGGGTCACCCAGCTGGATGCGGCGTTGAAGGTGTCTTCTCAGAACTACTTCATCTCGCAAAACATCGCGGCCTTCAAGGAACTGGCGAAGAGCGACGCCAACACCGTGATCATGCCCAACAGTACGATCGACAGTCTGGGCACCATTCCGGCGATTGCGAAGGCGGTCCACGGTGCGATGCCGAAGTCTGATTAG
- a CDS encoding WYL domain-containing protein: MNSQERIVNLLFRLLDGEHLNFRGEAHDYGCSERTLTRDQAVLADALAHETDFQLAYDSTARQHYLDRDDQLLPAEVLALIQLALGTRVLSHRELRRVTRHLLGTVSQDAQKTLKKALTGDLAAYTPVGPGQEILPALAKFSDYIAARQTIRFTYQSQAAESQPESRVGRPLSLYFSETYFYVVMALDQTTQQVLRLDRFISTRLAGHQFQAPFRVPVAELTVNRQGGTTPLHYRVRYWGHPQNALDKLPSATVTQRHDDGSVTIEGDRFSREARRWLLGQGNLVQVLAPQTLVADVKATLQKTLTFYA, encoded by the coding sequence ATGAATAGCCAAGAACGCATTGTTAATTTACTCTTTCGATTATTAGACGGCGAGCACCTCAACTTTCGTGGGGAGGCCCACGACTACGGTTGTTCCGAACGGACGTTGACCCGTGATCAGGCCGTGCTGGCCGATGCACTGGCGCACGAGACGGACTTTCAACTGGCCTACGATTCAACGGCTCGGCAACACTATCTGGATCGTGACGACCAGCTGTTACCCGCAGAGGTTCTGGCGTTGATTCAGCTCGCCCTGGGGACCCGCGTCCTGAGTCACCGGGAACTGCGCCGGGTCACCCGGCACCTGTTAGGAACGGTATCACAAGACGCACAAAAGACGTTGAAGAAGGCGCTCACCGGGGACCTGGCGGCGTACACCCCCGTAGGCCCGGGGCAAGAAATCTTACCGGCGTTAGCGAAGTTTAGCGACTACATCGCGGCGCGCCAAACCATCCGGTTCACCTACCAGAGCCAGGCGGCAGAAAGCCAACCCGAGTCGCGGGTGGGGAGGCCCCTCAGCCTGTACTTTTCGGAAACCTATTTCTACGTGGTGATGGCCCTCGACCAGACGACCCAACAGGTCTTGCGTCTCGACCGTTTTATCAGTACCCGGCTAGCGGGGCACCAGTTTCAGGCTCCATTCAGGGTGCCAGTAGCGGAGCTAACCGTTAACCGGCAAGGCGGAACGACGCCACTGCATTACCGGGTCCGGTACTGGGGACACCCACAAAATGCGCTGGATAAGCTGCCTTCGGCGACCGTGACTCAACGCCACGATGATGGCAGTGTCACCATCGAAGGGGACCGCTTCTCCCGGGAAGCACGGCGGTGGCTCCTGGGGCAGGGCAACCTGGTTCAGGTTTTAGCCCCCCAGACGCTGGTTGCCGACGTCAAGGCCACCCTCCAAAAGACGTTAACCTTTTACGCTTAA
- a CDS encoding PTS sugar transporter subunit IIB, with the protein MKIIAVCGLGVGSSVIAKMNMESILADEGRDDVDVDTVDLGSIMSAPADIYVTTRELFDQFPDEDKDKTIVLTNFVDQADIKKHLDARFAEMGK; encoded by the coding sequence ATGAAGATTATTGCGGTTTGTGGTTTAGGCGTTGGTTCTAGTGTTATTGCTAAGATGAACATGGAAAGTATCTTGGCTGATGAGGGCCGTGACGATGTTGATGTTGATACGGTTGATTTAGGTAGCATTATGAGTGCCCCCGCTGATATTTATGTAACGACGCGAGAACTTTTTGATCAGTTCCCAGATGAAGACAAGGATAAGACGATTGTATTGACCAACTTTGTTGATCAAGCCGACATTAAGAAGCATTTAGATGCACGGTTTGCAGAAATGGGTAAGTAA
- a CDS encoding PTS transporter subunit IIC, translated as MKILNFIVFQVLSNETIFLGLVALLGLLLQRKKFPQVIDGTVKTVIGLTVLSSGAGILISAMSPIVTKLNQTLHVKGVLPTNDAVFGVVLKFNTIAKDTVITFLLAFFLHLVLVRITPNKNFKNVYLTAHLSLYHAAFMNVTLPVVLHTGSFWTVIIATILNAVYYTYSPAIPRVISRPWMHDVSTLGFMDQVGSILAHFIGKWCGSPDKSQDADNMKLPRWAAMFRDNTVVLFFLMPIIFVGIGLAVGQTGIQALSGTGSGDTNWIIWLILQGFTFTAGIVILLSGVRMFIGSIVPAFKGISDKFLPGAIPALDAPTLFPYSPMGGMFGFLGSSVGCILVTFLTIIFHSPVIVFPSPIIMYFDGNVMGVFGNKAGGWRGAIAAGLVTGIISSAAVILFYPLTGAVYGSGLTWSNIDYAIVWMPLMYLLKIIRIGIMALL; from the coding sequence ATGAAGATCCTTAATTTTATTGTGTTTCAGGTGCTTAGCAACGAAACCATCTTTTTAGGTCTGGTGGCATTGCTGGGACTACTATTACAACGCAAGAAATTTCCACAAGTGATTGATGGCACCGTCAAAACCGTAATCGGGTTAACGGTATTATCTTCAGGGGCTGGCATTTTAATTAGTGCAATGTCCCCCATTGTAACAAAATTGAACCAAACGCTCCATGTTAAAGGGGTGCTTCCTACTAATGATGCGGTCTTTGGTGTTGTTCTAAAGTTTAATACAATCGCTAAAGATACCGTGATTACGTTTTTACTAGCATTCTTCTTACATCTAGTTTTAGTGCGAATTACGCCAAACAAGAATTTTAAAAACGTTTACTTGACGGCGCACTTATCACTTTATCATGCGGCCTTTATGAATGTTACCTTACCTGTTGTTTTACATACGGGGTCGTTCTGGACGGTTATCATTGCGACGATTTTAAACGCTGTGTACTATACTTATTCGCCGGCGATTCCTCGAGTTATTTCCCGCCCCTGGATGCACGATGTTTCGACATTAGGGTTTATGGATCAAGTTGGGTCGATTCTAGCGCACTTCATCGGAAAATGGTGTGGGAGCCCGGATAAGAGTCAAGATGCGGATAATATGAAATTGCCAAGATGGGCTGCAATGTTCCGGGACAATACCGTGGTACTGTTCTTCCTAATGCCAATTATTTTCGTTGGTATTGGATTGGCAGTTGGTCAGACTGGCATCCAAGCACTGTCTGGGACGGGCAGTGGTGATACTAACTGGATTATCTGGTTAATCTTACAAGGATTTACATTTACTGCCGGAATCGTTATCTTGCTTTCTGGGGTACGAATGTTTATTGGATCTATTGTTCCCGCTTTTAAGGGGATTTCCGATAAATTTTTACCAGGAGCTATTCCAGCATTGGATGCGCCAACTCTCTTTCCTTACTCGCCCATGGGTGGAATGTTTGGATTCTTAGGTTCTAGCGTTGGATGTATTTTGGTCACATTTTTAACGATTATTTTCCATTCACCAGTAATTGTCTTCCCGAGTCCCATCATTATGTACTTTGATGGAAACGTTATGGGGGTTTTCGGTAATAAAGCAGGTGGTTGGCGAGGTGCCATTGCGGCAGGACTTGTAACTGGGATTATTTCTTCGGCCGCCGTTATCTTGTTCTACCCATTAACTGGTGCTGTTTATGGTAGTGGATTAACTTGGTCCAACATTGATTATGCAATTGTTTGGATGCCGTTAATGTATCTGCTAAAGATTATTCGTATCGGAATTATGGCCTTACTGTAG
- the ulaG gene encoding L-ascorbate 6-phosphate lactonase — protein sequence MAVKNVKDVTEQTWKDEVFPEWGNWLNEEIDRTTVKPHTFNMWWLVNMGLWVKSDRQTNIAIDLWCGTGKTTHDKPDMSPRHQWSRLTGGRTIQPNLRAQPMVINPFSIHHLDALLVTHFHHDHIDMNVAAAVLQNTPDTVPFIGPKDVVNQWIDWGVPAKRCRVVKPGDVVKVKDIEISVTDSFDRSVLITDPDTKELPADDSVPDMDDRAVNFVIKTTAGTIYDAADSHYSAYFAKHGKDFDIDVAVVAYGENPIGVQDKMTSVDVLRAAEALNTKIVIPLHWDVWTNMLGDPAEVEQLWRMRKERFNYKFHPFSWLPGGKFVYPDDQNKLEYYHDRGFHDRYTHEINLPYKSFL from the coding sequence ATGGCAGTTAAGAATGTAAAAGACGTTACGGAACAAACCTGGAAGGACGAGGTCTTTCCAGAGTGGGGAAATTGGTTAAACGAAGAGATTGACCGGACAACAGTAAAACCCCATACGTTTAACATGTGGTGGCTGGTTAACATGGGATTATGGGTTAAATCAGACCGTCAGACCAACATCGCCATTGACCTGTGGTGTGGGACTGGGAAAACGACTCATGATAAGCCGGATATGTCACCAAGACATCAATGGTCACGGTTAACTGGGGGACGGACTATTCAGCCTAACCTGCGGGCACAGCCAATGGTAATCAATCCTTTTTCGATTCATCATCTCGATGCGTTGCTGGTTACCCATTTCCATCACGATCACATTGATATGAACGTAGCAGCGGCTGTTTTACAAAATACGCCGGACACGGTCCCCTTCATTGGGCCCAAAGATGTTGTTAACCAGTGGATTGACTGGGGGGTTCCAGCGAAACGTTGTCGAGTTGTGAAGCCAGGAGATGTCGTCAAGGTTAAGGATATCGAGATTAGCGTAACCGATTCATTCGATCGTTCTGTATTGATTACTGATCCCGATACTAAAGAGTTACCTGCCGATGATTCAGTGCCGGATATGGACGATCGAGCCGTTAATTTTGTAATTAAGACGACAGCGGGCACAATTTATGATGCAGCTGATTCTCATTATTCCGCATATTTTGCCAAACACGGTAAAGACTTTGATATTGATGTAGCTGTGGTTGCTTACGGAGAAAATCCCATTGGAGTTCAAGATAAAATGACTTCTGTGGATGTTCTACGAGCGGCTGAGGCTTTGAATACCAAGATTGTGATTCCACTACACTGGGATGTGTGGACTAACATGCTGGGAGATCCTGCTGAGGTTGAACAATTGTGGCGGATGCGTAAGGAACGCTTTAATTATAAATTCCATCCATTTTCTTGGTTACCAGGTGGGAAATTTGTTTATCCTGATGACCAAAATAAGCTAGAATATTACCACGATCGCGGCTTTCATGATCGATATACTCATGAAATTAATCTACCATATAAATCCTTCCTGTAA
- a CDS encoding DUF6933 domain-containing protein translates to MYLNVTQKSRDLFRDYPVGRSGAAAQEARANPIFSWHATAITVQRQRFVLVSHDASALCVVLNAADCAQPRLADLFWQQLAEQWPQYGLAPADLTTYQQAAGDWQINQPLDHQRVRRLNEQGLYVDFLWQQAITSPLEMALLVAQTPPLGRQQPVHQVATVARDLAPARFRWHP, encoded by the coding sequence ATGTACCTTAACGTTACGCAGAAAAGCCGGGATCTCTTCCGCGATTACCCGGTCGGTCGTTCGGGCGCCGCGGCGCAAGAAGCCCGCGCCAACCCGATTTTTTCCTGGCACGCCACGGCCATCACGGTGCAGCGCCAGCGCTTCGTATTAGTCAGTCACGATGCCAGTGCCCTGTGCGTGGTCCTCAACGCCGCGGATTGTGCGCAGCCCCGATTAGCTGACTTGTTCTGGCAGCAACTCGCCGAACAATGGCCCCAGTATGGCCTGGCACCCGCCGACCTGACCACTTACCAGCAGGCCGCCGGGGACTGGCAGATTAACCAACCCCTCGATCACCAACGGGTCCGGCGGCTGAACGAACAGGGGCTTTACGTCGACTTTCTCTGGCAGCAAGCCATCACGTCGCCGCTGGAGATGGCCTTGCTGGTGGCCCAAACGCCGCCATTGGGTCGGCAACAACCGGTACACCAGGTGGCAACGGTAGCGCGCGACTTAGCGCCCGCTCGGTTTCGGTGGCACCCGTAA
- a CDS encoding restriction endonuclease, producing MAEDLKLGKYQLPTWDALVLPTLQAMAGRQEWSGKQLKEKVVDSLNLSPEQQERRYPDRDVRIILDRAGWALSKMTLAGILLRVSRGHYRMAELGKQLLINNQPLSQNDIHNLPKFKQHQAELNERKRRDLDGSKDYESVSPDGEEDLSRVIKAYNNEVETDLLERIRHADPSFFENLVVRLLAAMGYKGPNGSAIVTQPSHDDGIDGIINQDALGTRKVYVQAKRYNEDHRVQRPEIDSFSGVLKRKHADSGVFMTTSKFSEGAVAAAKNAAIITVDGISLTHLMLQYHVGVQVKKRYELFEIDEDFFNED from the coding sequence ATGGCAGAAGACTTAAAACTGGGAAAATATCAGTTGCCAACGTGGGATGCGTTGGTTTTACCGACGCTACAAGCGATGGCGGGAAGACAAGAATGGTCAGGCAAACAGCTTAAAGAAAAAGTTGTCGATAGCTTGAATTTGTCACCGGAGCAACAAGAACGGAGATACCCAGACCGCGATGTCAGAATTATCTTGGATCGTGCCGGTTGGGCACTGAGCAAAATGACTTTAGCGGGAATTCTGTTACGCGTTAGCCGGGGCCACTATCGGATGGCCGAATTGGGGAAGCAGTTACTCATCAACAACCAACCATTAAGCCAGAATGACATTCATAATCTGCCTAAGTTCAAACAGCACCAAGCAGAGTTAAACGAACGCAAACGGCGTGATTTGGATGGTAGTAAGGACTATGAATCGGTGAGTCCGGATGGGGAAGAAGACCTTAGCAGAGTCATTAAGGCTTATAATAACGAGGTGGAAACCGATCTACTGGAACGCATTCGCCACGCCGATCCCAGTTTTTTTGAGAACTTAGTGGTCAGACTACTTGCGGCAATGGGCTATAAGGGACCGAATGGGTCAGCGATAGTGACGCAACCAAGTCATGATGATGGGATTGATGGCATTATTAATCAAGACGCGTTGGGAACGCGGAAGGTTTATGTGCAGGCTAAACGATACAATGAAGATCATCGAGTTCAACGACCTGAAATAGACTCGTTCAGCGGTGTTTTGAAACGTAAGCATGCCGATAGCGGGGTATTTATGACGACTTCCAAGTTTTCCGAGGGGGCCGTTGCTGCGGCTAAGAATGCTGCCATTATTACGGTTGATGGTATCTCACTCACCCACCTCATGCTTCAATATCATGTTGGGGTGCAGGTTAAAAAACGCTATGAACTGTTTGAAATTGACGAAGATTTTTTCAATGAAGATTAA
- a CDS encoding zinc-dependent alcohol dehydrogenase family protein encodes MAEQAEQVANLPTQMRAWQVTTPGPIDGPQSPLELVTKPVPQPGPGDTLVRILACGVCHTDLHVSEGDLPVHHAHVTPGHEIIGEVVGNGPQADRFRLGERIGVPWLRWTCGVCRYCRSGRENLCPHSQYTGWDHDGGYAQYVTVPEGFAYRIPARLDSVTAAPLLCAGIIGYRAFERANVPAGGSLGLYGFGGSAHITAQIAIAQGIAVHVFTRGKDAQKFGLQLGAVSAQGAYDPSPVKLDSAIMFAPVGDMVPNELANLAKGGTLALAGIHLSDIPALSYQDHIFHEKNLTSVESNTRRDGEEFLTLADRLNIQPATTPYAFEQADQALRFVKRGDIQGACVLKIGED; translated from the coding sequence ATGGCTGAACAAGCAGAACAAGTGGCCAATTTGCCAACGCAGATGCGTGCCTGGCAGGTAACCACCCCGGGGCCCATCGACGGGCCGCAGTCGCCACTGGAATTAGTTACTAAGCCGGTTCCCCAACCGGGACCGGGAGATACGTTGGTCCGGATCTTGGCCTGTGGCGTGTGCCACACCGACCTGCACGTGAGCGAGGGGGATTTACCCGTCCATCACGCGCACGTCACGCCGGGTCACGAAATCATCGGAGAAGTGGTGGGTAACGGGCCACAAGCCGACCGCTTCCGGTTGGGTGAACGAATCGGGGTTCCGTGGTTGCGATGGACCTGTGGGGTCTGCCGGTACTGTCGGTCGGGCCGGGAGAACCTGTGTCCGCACTCGCAATACACCGGTTGGGATCACGATGGGGGCTACGCTCAGTACGTGACGGTGCCCGAGGGGTTTGCCTACCGGATTCCGGCGCGGCTGGATTCCGTCACGGCGGCGCCGCTTCTGTGTGCCGGCATCATCGGCTACCGCGCCTTCGAGCGGGCCAACGTGCCGGCCGGCGGGTCGCTGGGCCTGTATGGTTTTGGCGGGTCGGCCCACATCACCGCGCAGATTGCGATCGCTCAGGGAATCGCGGTTCACGTGTTTACCCGGGGCAAGGACGCCCAAAAGTTTGGCTTACAGCTGGGGGCCGTATCGGCGCAGGGCGCGTACGATCCGTCGCCGGTTAAGCTGGACTCGGCCATCATGTTTGCGCCGGTGGGCGACATGGTGCCTAACGAATTGGCGAACCTCGCCAAGGGCGGCACCCTGGCGTTAGCGGGGATTCATTTAAGCGATATTCCGGCGTTAAGCTACCAAGACCACATTTTCCACGAAAAGAATCTAACCAGCGTGGAGAGTAACACCCGCCGCGACGGCGAGGAATTCTTGACGTTGGCCGATCGGTTGAACATCCAACCGGCCACCACCCCCTACGCCTTCGAACAAGCCGACCAGGCGTTGCGCTTCGTCAAGCGCGGGGATATTCAGGGTGCTTGCGTCCTGAAAATTGGTGAAGATTAG
- a CDS encoding MucBP domain-containing protein, whose product MKNTLNETKEHYKSYKAGKHWLYACLTVTTLGLGLLSSPANAQADTSTDTSSDTDAATAQVDPTANAQPAATATLKNTSQTTDDVTPTPATTPDTPTQTTTGDATSTETEPVKQDEPASQPSTQPTTSTPTTTTTPAATPDQAPVTSSPDPVTDPETQPAATPTTTTTTEPTESTEPVETPAPQPAARASRMMASPQVAALTDAVDPTTDPNNAVNWMPDPVMRQWIEDTLTGNHTVLVNGVPQGTFVTDENLYQFVNDQFLLSNGNYQSQPGLKSLQGLERFTGLTGFDVTDIDLPLSGMINFDFAPNLTTFRINNTSAANLDWNTSLTDFLTTYLGQNTKLHFLSLDNVGLTGDLNGLVNYPDLWMVTLTHNQLTGTLPDFAQLPNLYRLTLNHNQLSGTLPDFATAPGLTSLDIANNNFTGNLPNAGNLSYWAYAQNHFTSGLYHPQDGTYFQYEGWNQALTTPDYTQSQAQAGFDPFTDAHVTSVQDTVTGENLAVKIGTLKFGNLHPTSMVYSPTAPENLKDYADWAAWADQQTDVRSWFRFTLSSTGEYKLTPLQALPGGYYVFRVAAYAGEASHYNFSAFITSKIEEGAASTITVKNVDQAGNVLGQQVLNGKVGDRITVTADDLANYKLISTTQTVNKVFTDTPQTITFVYASTLGTVTVKELAPDGTVLDQRTMTGTIDDAFTAEAGHHYGYTLVGDATVTGTYTEAPQTITFNYTNTKGTVTVKNVDTNGHVLSQKSLTGNVGAAFTVNADQLDGYTLTSDPTATGTYTEDPQTVTFVYAVAQGTVTIKNVDTAGNVLSQSTLTGNVGDTFTANADTTLAGYQVTGPATQTGTYTTAPQTITFTFTKITTGGGGDIDTPTTNGTVIVKNVDANGNVLSQHLLTGKVGDTFTANADTLAGYRVTGAATQTGTYATEPQTVTFVFEPVTTPDANGQGDQVAPTPTKPTEPTKPTHPTTGAQPATAQPATGQQAATVARPTTGQATPAPLATTSQPIADRTVTPPTTELPQTDEHASVNPLVAGLTLLLATLGLGLKRKRNH is encoded by the coding sequence ATGAAGAACACATTAAACGAAACCAAGGAACACTACAAGAGCTATAAGGCGGGTAAGCACTGGCTTTACGCTTGCCTCACCGTCACCACGTTGGGCTTAGGGCTGCTCAGTAGCCCCGCTAACGCCCAGGCTGACACGTCTACGGACACCTCGAGCGACACGGACGCCGCTACCGCTCAGGTAGACCCGACCGCTAACGCTCAGCCCGCCGCCACCGCAACGCTAAAGAACACCAGCCAGACGACCGACGACGTGACACCGACGCCAGCAACGACGCCGGACACCCCAACTCAAACAACGACCGGTGATGCCACTTCAACGGAAACCGAACCGGTCAAGCAGGATGAACCGGCATCACAACCAAGCACCCAACCCACGACATCGACACCAACCACAACGACAACCCCAGCCGCCACACCTGACCAGGCACCGGTAACCTCATCACCAGATCCCGTAACGGATCCCGAGACTCAACCGGCGGCGACTCCAACGACGACTACGACCACTGAACCCACTGAGTCCACTGAACCCGTTGAGACCCCGGCACCACAACCTGCCGCTCGGGCTTCCCGGATGATGGCCAGTCCACAGGTCGCCGCGCTGACTGACGCCGTTGATCCCACGACCGATCCGAATAACGCGGTCAACTGGATGCCCGATCCGGTGATGCGTCAGTGGATTGAAGACACGTTGACGGGCAACCACACCGTTTTGGTCAACGGCGTTCCCCAGGGGACGTTCGTGACCGACGAGAACCTGTATCAATTCGTCAACGATCAGTTCCTGCTCTCTAACGGGAACTATCAGTCCCAGCCCGGACTCAAGAGTCTCCAGGGGTTGGAACGCTTCACTGGGTTGACCGGCTTCGACGTGACCGACATTGACTTGCCTTTAAGTGGCATGATCAACTTTGACTTTGCACCCAACCTCACCACTTTTCGGATTAATAACACGTCCGCGGCTAATCTCGACTGGAACACCTCGCTGACGGATTTTCTAACGACGTACCTCGGCCAGAACACCAAGCTCCACTTCTTATCCCTGGATAACGTCGGCTTAACCGGCGACCTGAATGGCTTGGTGAACTATCCGGACCTGTGGATGGTCACGCTAACGCACAATCAACTCACGGGGACCCTGCCAGACTTCGCCCAATTGCCTAACCTTTACCGGCTGACGCTGAACCACAATCAATTGAGTGGGACCCTGCCGGACTTCGCTACCGCCCCCGGATTAACCAGTCTCGATATCGCCAATAACAACTTCACGGGGAACCTGCCCAACGCCGGCAACCTCAGCTACTGGGCCTACGCGCAGAACCACTTTACTTCAGGCCTTTACCACCCTCAAGACGGTACTTACTTCCAGTACGAGGGTTGGAACCAAGCCTTGACCACGCCGGACTACACGCAGAGTCAGGCTCAAGCCGGCTTTGATCCGTTCACCGATGCCCACGTCACCAGCGTACAGGACACCGTCACGGGCGAAAACCTGGCCGTTAAGATTGGGACGCTGAAGTTTGGGAACCTCCACCCCACCAGTATGGTTTACAGTCCAACCGCTCCCGAGAACCTGAAGGATTACGCGGACTGGGCCGCTTGGGCTGATCAACAGACCGATGTCCGTTCCTGGTTCAGGTTTACTCTCAGCAGCACCGGAGAATACAAGCTGACGCCTCTGCAGGCGCTTCCTGGTGGCTACTACGTCTTCCGGGTAGCGGCATACGCCGGCGAAGCTTCCCACTATAACTTCTCCGCCTTTATCACCTCTAAGATCGAAGAAGGCGCCGCCAGCACCATCACCGTCAAGAACGTTGATCAAGCCGGAAACGTCTTGGGTCAACAGGTCTTAAACGGCAAGGTAGGTGATCGGATCACCGTCACCGCCGACGACCTGGCCAACTACAAGCTGATCAGTACGACGCAGACCGTTAATAAGGTCTTCACGGACACGCCACAAACCATCACCTTCGTTTACGCCTCCACGTTAGGGACCGTCACCGTCAAGGAACTGGCTCCCGACGGTACCGTGCTAGACCAGCGGACCATGACCGGGACCATCGACGACGCCTTCACCGCTGAAGCGGGCCACCACTACGGTTATACGCTAGTCGGTGACGCGACGGTGACGGGGACCTATACCGAAGCTCCGCAAACCATCACCTTTAATTACACCAACACTAAGGGAACCGTCACCGTGAAAAACGTCGACACCAACGGTCACGTCCTCAGTCAAAAGTCGTTAACCGGCAACGTGGGCGCCGCCTTCACCGTCAACGCCGACCAGCTTGACGGCTACACGTTGACCAGTGACCCCACCGCCACCGGGACTTACACCGAGGACCCACAAACGGTGACCTTCGTCTACGCCGTTGCTCAAGGAACCGTCACCATCAAGAATGTCGATACCGCTGGTAACGTGCTGAGCCAGTCAACCTTGACCGGTAACGTGGGCGACACCTTTACCGCCAACGCCGACACGACGCTGGCCGGATACCAAGTCACCGGACCCGCTACTCAGACCGGGACCTATACCACGGCTCCGCAAACCATCACCTTTACCTTCACTAAGATCACAACGGGTGGTGGTGGCGACATCGATACGCCAACGACTAACGGCACGGTCATCGTCAAGAACGTCGACGCTAACGGCAACGTGTTGAGCCAACACCTGCTCACCGGGAAGGTCGGCGACACCTTCACCGCTAACGCCGACACGTTAGCCGGGTACCGGGTCACCGGCGCTGCCACCCAGACCGGGACCTACGCGACTGAACCACAGACCGTCACCTTCGTCTTCGAACCAGTCACCACGCCCGATGCCAACGGTCAGGGCGACCAGGTAGCGCCAACACCGACTAAGCCGACTGAGCCAACTAAGCCGACCCACCCAACGACGGGGGCGCAACCCGCAACCGCCCAACCGGCAACTGGCCAACAGGCCGCAACGGTGGCCCGGCCAACGACCGGTCAGGCGACACCCGCACCATTGGCCACCACATCCCAGCCAATCGCCGACCGGACCGTCACGCCGCCAACGACCGAATTACCGCAGACCGACGAGCACGCCAGCGTTAATCCGCTAGTGGCCGGCCTGACCCTGTTGCTCGCCACCTTGGGACTGGGTCTCAAGCGCAAGCGGAACCATTAA